A stretch of the Arthrobacter sp. PAMC 25486 genome encodes the following:
- a CDS encoding ParB/RepB/Spo0J family partition protein yields the protein MTDKRRGLGRGLGALIPNSSGDETGSSQPTRPVDLFFPEPKGRKSPAAASKTTKKLAEPAELVDVPGATFMELPVGKIHPNRKQPRTVFDEDDMAELVHSVREIGVLQPIVVRKSTEKGDQPYELVMGERRWRASQAAGLETIPVIVRETTDDNLLRDALLENLHRSQLNPLEEAAAYQQLLEDFGTTHEQLADKIGRSRPQVSNTLRLLKLPPVVQRRVAAGVLSAGHARALLALPAAEAMEQLAQKIVAEGMSVRATEEAVQLYQAPLSGQKAATKKPSPRHERLDFLASSLSDRLDTNVKISLGARKGKVSIEFASVEDLNRIMDVLSPGGK from the coding sequence ATGACTGACAAGCGCAGGGGTCTTGGCCGCGGTTTGGGAGCGTTAATCCCCAATTCTTCGGGCGACGAGACAGGGTCCTCTCAGCCAACACGGCCTGTGGACCTCTTCTTTCCCGAACCTAAGGGACGAAAGTCACCGGCTGCGGCCTCCAAGACGACCAAGAAGCTGGCGGAACCGGCTGAGTTGGTTGACGTTCCCGGCGCCACGTTCATGGAACTTCCTGTGGGAAAGATCCATCCGAACAGGAAACAGCCACGTACGGTCTTTGATGAAGACGACATGGCCGAACTCGTCCATTCAGTCCGTGAAATCGGTGTGCTGCAGCCTATTGTGGTGCGGAAATCGACGGAGAAGGGAGACCAGCCCTATGAATTGGTTATGGGTGAGCGGCGCTGGCGGGCAAGCCAGGCTGCGGGGCTGGAAACCATTCCGGTTATTGTTCGTGAAACCACGGACGATAATCTGCTTCGTGACGCCCTGCTTGAAAACCTTCATCGCAGCCAGCTAAACCCCTTGGAAGAGGCTGCCGCCTACCAGCAGTTGCTGGAAGATTTCGGCACAACACACGAACAGCTGGCTGACAAGATTGGACGCTCGCGTCCGCAGGTTTCCAATACGCTGCGGCTGCTGAAGCTTCCTCCGGTTGTCCAACGTCGTGTTGCCGCGGGTGTTTTGTCTGCGGGACATGCCCGGGCATTGTTGGCGTTGCCCGCTGCTGAGGCAATGGAGCAATTGGCGCAGAAGATTGTTGCCGAAGGGATGTCTGTTCGTGCGACGGAAGAAGCGGTTCAGCTCTATCAGGCTCCGCTGAGCGGTCAGAAGGCTGCAACCAAGAAGCCCAGTCCCCGTCATGAACGCTTAGACTTCTTGGCAAGCTCGCTTTCGGACAGGTTGGACACCAACGTGAAGATTTCATTGGGCGCACGCAAGGGTAAAGTCAGCATTGAATTCGCATCGGTTGAAGACCTCAATCGCATCATGGACGTATTGAGTCCCGGCGGTAAATAG
- a CDS encoding ParA family protein: MTSSEAASQRIPPFMTLGSARSNAFDQPKSVDNVGGGANVSRETGEAKSSPLDDDFDDSSPIASQLVNETKRRERLLGRKLPRPNHTRIMTVANQKGGVGKTTTTVNVAAALASAGLHVLVIDIDPQGNASTALGVPHHAEIDSIYDVLINDFPMAEVVQQCPDIDNLYCAPATIHLAGAEIELVSLVAREQRLRRAIAEYVKFREQNGQQRLDFIFIDCPPSLGLLTVNAFCAANEVLIPIQCEYYALEGLSQLLKNIEMIQKHLNSDLVVSTILLTMYDGRTNLAAHVAADVREHFPEQVLQALIPRSVRISEAPSYQQTVMTYDPSSTGALSYLEAAAELAERSVG, translated from the coding sequence GTGACCAGTAGCGAAGCAGCTTCGCAACGGATCCCTCCGTTCATGACGTTAGGATCTGCACGCTCTAACGCTTTCGATCAACCTAAATCGGTTGATAACGTCGGCGGCGGCGCCAATGTTTCACGTGAAACGGGGGAAGCCAAGTCGAGTCCTCTGGATGACGACTTTGATGACAGTAGCCCCATCGCGAGCCAGCTGGTTAATGAAACCAAGCGCCGCGAGCGGCTTCTGGGCCGGAAACTGCCTCGCCCGAACCATACGCGTATCATGACGGTTGCGAATCAAAAGGGCGGGGTCGGCAAGACGACGACTACGGTTAACGTAGCAGCTGCACTGGCGTCGGCAGGACTTCACGTTCTTGTGATCGATATAGATCCACAGGGAAATGCATCTACGGCCTTGGGTGTTCCGCACCACGCTGAGATTGACAGTATCTATGATGTTTTGATCAATGACTTCCCCATGGCCGAAGTGGTCCAGCAGTGCCCGGATATTGACAACCTTTACTGCGCCCCCGCAACCATTCACCTCGCCGGTGCTGAAATTGAACTGGTGTCACTGGTTGCCAGAGAGCAACGACTACGCCGGGCCATTGCAGAATATGTGAAGTTTCGCGAACAAAATGGTCAACAACGCCTTGATTTCATCTTTATTGACTGCCCACCGAGTCTGGGGTTGTTGACAGTCAATGCGTTCTGCGCTGCCAACGAGGTTTTGATACCCATTCAGTGTGAATACTACGCACTGGAGGGTTTGAGTCAGTTGCTGAAAAACATCGAGATGATTCAAAAGCACTTGAATTCTGATCTTGTCGTTTCCACTATCTTGTTGACTATGTACGACGGGCGTACGAATTTGGCCGCACATGTTGCGGCCGATGTCCGAGAGCACTTTCCCGAACAGGTTTTGCAAGCCCTGATTCCCCGCTCGGTGAGGATTTCTGAGGCTCCCAGTTACCAGCAAACAGTCATGACTTACGACCCATCGTCCACCGGGGCGCTTTCGTATCTTGAAGCAGCAGCAGAACTGGCCGAACGGTCAGTAGGCTAG
- the rsmG gene encoding 16S rRNA (guanine(527)-N(7))-methyltransferase RsmG, with product MVELTAQEAVAAERIFGDRLDLAKRYVEHLATSGIERGLIGPREVPRLWSRHVLNCAVVAELIDDGVKVADVGSGAGLPGLCLAIARPDLYLTLIEPLERRVIWLEEVVMDLGLSNVEIIRSRAEAAIGKVECSVVTARAVSALNTLAPLTIPLLGGEGELLAIKGKSAEEEITKAAKVLKKLGGVHTEVVVAGQDILEEPTTVVRVKVKRR from the coding sequence GTGGTGGAACTTACTGCACAAGAAGCCGTTGCTGCTGAGCGTATTTTTGGCGATCGCCTTGATCTTGCCAAGCGCTATGTGGAGCACCTGGCGACATCGGGGATTGAGCGCGGACTAATTGGTCCACGGGAAGTGCCCCGCCTGTGGAGCCGGCACGTTCTGAACTGTGCCGTAGTGGCGGAATTGATTGACGACGGAGTCAAGGTTGCCGATGTGGGCAGCGGCGCCGGTCTTCCAGGCCTGTGTCTGGCGATTGCCCGTCCGGACCTGTACCTGACCCTGATTGAGCCACTGGAACGCCGCGTCATTTGGCTAGAAGAGGTCGTCATGGACTTGGGCCTTTCCAATGTTGAAATCATTCGGTCCCGTGCGGAGGCGGCCATTGGCAAAGTGGAGTGCTCCGTCGTGACCGCCAGGGCAGTCTCGGCACTGAATACGCTTGCGCCGCTGACCATCCCGTTGCTGGGTGGCGAAGGAGAGCTGCTGGCCATCAAGGGCAAGAGTGCGGAAGAAGAAATTACCAAGGCTGCCAAGGTCCTCAAGAAGCTTGGCGGTGTCCACACTGAGGTGGTTGTGGCCGGCCAGGACATCCTGGAAGAACCCACAACTGTAGTGCGGGTGAAGGTGAAGCGGCGCTGA
- a CDS encoding R3H domain-containing nucleic acid-binding protein gives MPEEMQLVPEETQLVAEEATATENTGVSRLEEEGDIAADYLEELLDIADIDGDIDIEVRNGRTYISIVADEESEPLTSLVGQDGEVLDALQELTRLSVLSATESRSRLVLDISGYRERRNVELAQIANDAAAEIKAGAESVALDPMGAYERKIVHDAIAELGLESESEGEGAKRHIVVSAAH, from the coding sequence ATGCCTGAAGAAATGCAGCTTGTCCCTGAGGAAACACAGCTTGTCGCTGAGGAAGCAACGGCCACAGAGAACACCGGAGTTAGCCGCCTCGAGGAAGAAGGCGACATTGCCGCCGACTATCTTGAAGAGCTTTTGGACATTGCCGATATCGATGGCGATATCGACATCGAGGTCCGCAATGGCCGCACATACATCTCCATCGTTGCCGATGAGGAATCAGAACCCCTGACGAGCCTCGTAGGCCAGGATGGTGAAGTGTTGGATGCACTTCAGGAACTGACCCGCTTGAGTGTTTTGTCGGCCACCGAGTCTCGCTCACGCCTGGTCTTGGATATCTCCGGATACCGTGAGCGCCGGAATGTTGAACTGGCACAGATCGCCAATGATGCGGCGGCGGAGATCAAGGCCGGGGCGGAGTCCGTTGCCCTGGACCCGATGGGCGCCTACGAACGAAAGATCGTTCATGATGCCATTGCTGAGCTTGGTCTTGAATCGGAGTCCGAAGGCGAAGGCGCCAAGCGTCACATTGTAGTGAGCGCTGCGCACTAA
- the yidC gene encoding membrane protein insertase YidC: MGFFNTILFPFKWVVSWIMVQFHDGLTFLGMDGASGVTWTLSIIGLVLVIRAALIPVFVKQIKAQRGMQALQPDMKKLQAKYKGKTDQLSRQAMGQEQMALYKEHGTNPFSACLPMLIQMPFFFSLFQVLSGVAKANASNQGIGALTHAEVVQFDEATIFGARLSDALLPSFQGGNLTFAIAALSIVMILAMIASQFITQKQIMSKNMSEEAMQGPFMKQQKMMLYVLPLVFGIGGVNFPIGVLIYWTTTNLWTMGQQFFVIRRMPTPGSPAYKEYQKRREAKGLPLLGASKKKVEEEAIEEIPEPKGQRNQPQRKNRKKK; encoded by the coding sequence ATGGGCTTCTTCAATACAATTCTGTTCCCCTTCAAATGGGTCGTCTCGTGGATCATGGTGCAGTTCCATGATGGCCTGACCTTCCTGGGGATGGACGGTGCTTCAGGTGTCACATGGACACTGTCCATCATTGGCCTGGTACTGGTGATTCGTGCGGCATTGATTCCTGTCTTCGTCAAGCAGATCAAGGCCCAGCGCGGGATGCAGGCACTGCAGCCGGACATGAAGAAGCTGCAGGCCAAGTACAAGGGCAAGACTGACCAGCTGTCCCGCCAGGCCATGGGGCAGGAACAGATGGCCCTGTACAAGGAACATGGCACCAACCCGTTCTCTGCATGCCTGCCCATGCTGATTCAGATGCCGTTCTTCTTCTCCCTGTTCCAGGTGCTTTCCGGTGTGGCCAAGGCCAACGCCTCAAACCAGGGTATTGGTGCACTGACCCATGCGGAGGTGGTGCAGTTCGACGAGGCCACCATCTTCGGGGCCCGCCTCTCCGACGCCCTGCTGCCTTCCTTCCAGGGCGGCAATCTGACCTTCGCCATTGCGGCGCTCTCGATCGTCATGATTCTTGCCATGATCGCCTCGCAGTTCATCACGCAGAAGCAGATCATGTCCAAGAACATGTCTGAAGAAGCGATGCAGGGCCCCTTCATGAAGCAGCAGAAGATGATGCTTTATGTACTGCCGCTTGTGTTCGGTATCGGTGGCGTGAACTTCCCCATCGGTGTTCTCATCTACTGGACCACCACCAACCTGTGGACCATGGGTCAGCAGTTCTTCGTAATTCGCCGCATGCCGACTCCCGGCTCGCCTGCGTACAAGGAATACCAGAAGCGTCGCGAGGCCAAGGGCCTGCCGCTGTTGGGTGCTTCCAAGAAGAAGGTTGAAGAAGAAGCGATCGAGGAAATTCCTGAGCCGAAGGGCCAGCGGAACCAGCCACAACGCAAGAACAGGAAGAAGAAATAA
- the yidD gene encoding membrane protein insertion efficiency factor YidD → MSTSQTQRRAPQWVADVVLFLWHLPRNILIIILKLYRRVVSPIYGQVCRFFPSCSAYALEAVTVHGAIKGSWFAARRVVRCHPWSAGGLDPVPSPATIDWDDPDTVPLIVQLNHPDVFLAKQQETQSRNAA, encoded by the coding sequence GTGAGCACATCACAAACTCAGCGTCGGGCACCCCAGTGGGTGGCCGACGTCGTACTCTTCCTATGGCACCTTCCCCGCAACATTCTTATTATTATTCTGAAACTGTACCGGCGCGTCGTCTCACCCATTTATGGGCAGGTGTGCCGGTTTTTTCCGTCATGTTCGGCGTACGCCCTGGAAGCCGTGACCGTTCACGGTGCCATCAAAGGCAGCTGGTTCGCTGCCCGACGAGTAGTCCGTTGCCACCCTTGGAGCGCAGGCGGCTTGGATCCGGTGCCTTCGCCGGCCACTATTGATTGGGATGACCCTGACACGGTGCCCCTCATTGTCCAGCTGAACCACCCGGATGTATTTCTGGCTAAACAACAGGAAACGCAAAGTCGCAACGCGGCTTGA
- the rnpA gene encoding ribonuclease P protein component, with product MLATKNRMRTSANFSHTVRSGVRNGRRNLVLYMVFTSADSPSQIGFIVSKTVGNAVTRNLVKRRLREIVVETVRQHPYGVNVVVRALPVSAAASFSELVADYRKACSSAFSRLQGKSGASLPAAPAPAVNKVNGPKGGEVL from the coding sequence GTGCTAGCCACCAAGAATAGAATGCGGACTTCCGCCAACTTCTCACATACTGTACGTTCCGGCGTCCGCAATGGACGCCGGAACTTAGTGTTATATATGGTGTTCACTTCTGCCGACTCACCCAGCCAAATCGGGTTCATCGTGTCGAAGACCGTCGGGAACGCTGTGACTCGCAACCTCGTTAAGAGGAGACTGAGGGAAATAGTTGTCGAGACTGTTCGGCAGCATCCTTACGGAGTCAATGTAGTGGTGCGGGCACTGCCCGTTTCTGCTGCTGCCTCTTTCAGTGAGCTGGTCGCGGATTATCGCAAAGCCTGCTCTTCCGCTTTTTCCCGATTGCAGGGGAAGTCGGGAGCTTCTTTGCCGGCGGCACCAGCACCTGCAGTGAATAAGGTGAACGGGCCAAAAGGAGGAGAAGTTTTGTGA
- the rpmH gene encoding 50S ribosomal protein L34 encodes MSKRTFQPNNRRRAKKHGFRLRMRTRAGRAILAARRTKGRVELSA; translated from the coding sequence GTGAGCAAGCGGACTTTTCAGCCGAACAACCGCCGTCGTGCCAAGAAGCACGGCTTCCGCCTTCGTATGCGCACCCGCGCTGGCCGCGCCATTTTGGCAGCCCGCCGCACCAAGGGTCGCGTAGAGCTGTCGGCCTAA
- the dnaA gene encoding chromosomal replication initiator protein DnaA, whose amino-acid sequence MSTEDINDVGSSWRRVIRILEQDERVSPRQRGFVVLTQPQGLIGNTLLVAVPNELTREVLQTQLHTALSDALAQVFPEEIGCAFSVNADLVPPVKEEEAAPAAVVLPSEKNSAPEHVGPATKPSPMLPSTSQEFGRLNPKYVFDSFVIGSSNRFAHAAAVAVAEAPAKAYNPLFIYGDSGLGKTHLLHAIGHYARRLYTGIRVRYVSSEEFTNDFINSIRDDEGASFKQLYRNVDILLIDDIQFLANKEATQEEFFHTFNALHNNNKQVVITSDLPPKRLQGFEERMRSRFEWGLLTDVQPPELETRIAILRKKAIGEGLSAPDDALEYIASKISTNIRELEGALIRVTAFASLNRQPVDVGLAEMVLKDLITDDGAQEITSTAILGQTAAYFNISLEELCSKSRTRTLVTARQIAMYLCRELTDMSLPKIGQEFGGRDHTTVIHADRKIRELMAERRAIYNQVTELTNKIKQQQREA is encoded by the coding sequence ATGAGCACTGAGGACATCAATGACGTTGGCAGTTCCTGGCGACGCGTCATCAGGATTCTGGAACAAGATGAGCGGGTTTCCCCCAGACAGCGCGGATTCGTTGTTCTAACCCAGCCCCAGGGCTTGATCGGCAATACCTTGTTGGTGGCTGTTCCCAACGAGCTCACGCGCGAAGTTTTGCAGACACAGCTCCACACGGCCCTCAGTGACGCCCTTGCCCAAGTATTTCCGGAAGAAATCGGCTGCGCCTTCAGCGTCAACGCCGATCTTGTGCCTCCGGTCAAGGAAGAAGAGGCGGCACCGGCCGCGGTAGTCCTTCCAAGTGAGAAGAACAGCGCCCCCGAACATGTGGGACCGGCCACCAAACCTTCGCCGATGTTGCCCAGCACTTCTCAGGAGTTCGGCCGGCTCAATCCCAAGTATGTTTTTGATTCATTTGTGATTGGTTCGTCCAACCGTTTCGCGCACGCTGCAGCTGTCGCAGTGGCTGAAGCACCGGCCAAGGCCTACAACCCGTTGTTCATTTATGGTGATTCCGGTTTGGGCAAGACCCACCTGCTTCATGCCATCGGACACTATGCACGCCGACTCTATACCGGTATCCGGGTGCGTTACGTGAGTTCTGAGGAGTTCACCAACGACTTCATCAACTCCATTAGGGACGATGAAGGTGCCAGCTTTAAGCAGCTGTACCGCAACGTTGACATCCTGCTCATTGATGACATCCAGTTTCTTGCAAACAAGGAAGCCACCCAGGAAGAGTTCTTCCACACCTTCAATGCCTTGCACAACAACAACAAGCAGGTAGTGATCACCTCCGACCTGCCGCCCAAGCGCCTCCAGGGGTTTGAAGAGCGCATGCGGTCACGGTTTGAATGGGGCCTGCTCACCGATGTGCAGCCGCCCGAGCTTGAAACGCGCATTGCGATTCTGCGTAAAAAAGCCATTGGTGAAGGTCTTTCAGCCCCTGACGACGCACTTGAGTACATTGCCTCCAAGATTTCCACGAACATTCGAGAGCTTGAAGGCGCCCTGATTCGTGTCACAGCCTTCGCCAGTCTGAACCGCCAGCCGGTGGATGTTGGTTTGGCTGAAATGGTGTTGAAGGATCTCATCACCGACGACGGCGCCCAAGAGATCACCTCGACAGCGATCCTGGGACAGACCGCTGCTTACTTCAACATCTCCCTTGAGGAACTGTGCAGCAAGTCCCGCACCCGGACTTTGGTCACTGCTCGGCAGATCGCCATGTACTTGTGCCGTGAACTCACTGACATGTCCCTGCCGAAGATCGGACAGGAATTTGGCGGACGCGACCATACAACTGTCATCCA